Part of the Heterodontus francisci isolate sHetFra1 chromosome 7, sHetFra1.hap1, whole genome shotgun sequence genome is shown below.
tgaccaccgatccatcaggcagtggtctgcacggaatgtcctcaaggccctacgggaaaggaAGATGggagatcctgtcagatggttccccgagcagaccgccaaagtcatttggcggaatgcctcatcaccagaactttcaaacaaacaccaagatgtagcttggctggtggtgagaagggccctccccgtcagatccttcatgcacgcccgaagtctcgccccctccacgcaatgcccccgcggtggctgtggtggggaagagacggttgcccacctctcctggaatgtgtctttgcaaagcaggtgtggaaagagatgcagtggtttttgtcaaggttcatcccaagcagctctgtaacacaggagtctgtgctctacgggctgttcccagggacacacaccgagacaaacatcaactgctgctggaggactatcaattcggtgaaagacgccctttggtctgcccgaaacttgctggtcttccagcgccaagagttgtccaccaccgaatgctgcagactggcacattccaaggtccaggactacgtgctgagggacgcactaaagcttggggcagcactaaagcaaaggctcaatggggaaagaccacagtgtaaggtccccccaccaagctgaactgaggggctggatccatgggaaacccctcgaactgtatcgggaaaattttgtgtgctgtaaatgtaaaaatgtatatggcatgacaatgaaatggaagggttgtgaggcaattcatgattgtatagaaggaaactgatcacctttgcactgtttgtattttttgacttgatgctgttttaaactgtttgggaatgtaatttttttcagatttttatgaataaagtatattttggaaataaaaaaaaaatgtcattAACTATCAATAAATTACTCTATAATATATTGCACATCTACCAAATTTTCTATTTTAAGACACCCCACATAAATTTCCTTCAATATCTTAGCAAAATAAAATTGCCCCAATctgtgggtttcagtctgtgttatGACGATGGAGAAAGGGAACATTCCAGTCTTGATTCACAAAACAAATGAAAGACTAAATAAATGGTTTGTATCAATCGCTGCACAGGATTAATTGCACAATAAGTTGCCCACAGTTGTAAATCAATAGGTCCCAGTTAAAAATTAATAAATCGCACCGGAAATATTTCCACTCCATTCTTCAAAATAGCTTGTGCAGAGCTTGCTATTCTGTCTTAATGTTTGCTTAGCTACAAAGTGAGAAACAAAGACCCAATCTGATCCAAATTAAAAATCATTTCTACCGTCAGTATCTAGCATTTTAGATTTTGTCTGGAGAAAGGAACATTATTGTGAAGGCAACTTAGATTAGGTGTTCTCAGCAGAGATTTTGAATTGGAACTATTTGATACTCCAGTACAATCCAATCGGAAATTATATTCGGCCAAGGAATACTGTTGTTGAGGCATCTCCTCAGAAATTGACATATTCACTGCCTCTAGATGTTTAAAGCAAAATTGCTTAGTTAGCTAATCATGCTACACACAGCAGgtgttgaaacgtacaagatttgtTGTGGGTTGGCATGCCATGCCCAATCAACTATCCCATTTAGGAGAGTTGTTGTGCTATTGGTGACTGAGAGAGCAGTGTAGAACTATTTACAAAATACAAAGTAAATTTTATGACAGAGTTGTCGTGCTTTCTTATTGTTAAGGTAATTATGTAATCACTGTGTTTTATGTAACCAACTATTCAATCAAATGTATTTCAAGTCAAATTACAGCataaaatattgggctggattttgtggagaagGCGGGGCTCCCAGCGCTAGGCCAAGACGACGGGGGAAGATAGCCCCATCTCAGCCTTttcatgaccccccccccccacccctaggtGTTTTGAAGGTTAAGTGTCCCGTGCCGGTATCCCTGTccatttaaagacggggatcccgcctccaagagctgccagccaatcacaggcctGGCAGCTCAGCCGTATTGACAGCACTACcacaagcggtggccactgccagcattgcagaggccttggacccaggcccagcgctggaaccccgcacctcaggtaagtgaggtggagttgctggggccagtccgaaAGGCCCCGGCGAGGACAGTTGGGTGGGTGGTCGTAAagcccagggggaggggggtcctgggaggtgcattgtttcctggcTGGGGCTctttgtgggccacagattgcccacagaggagggaccaccCCCCCCCAAGCCCACGGGTAGGGTGCCTCCTTTTACGAGGTGTCCTCCCAgcatggcggaggcaccccccctccccacccccccaccaccgcagGTTagcccagtggcagcaggaagcggcccttaagtggctattaataggccacttaatggcctcaattggactTTAGACAcaaaggccattgtcagcctatcccgcccccgacaAGGTCACTTGGCGACGAGGTGGAGACGGGCCCTGGCCCCTTGCCACCCATCGTGATTCTGTGGGCCCCCTCAGCTCCAACCTCGCCTCCAATCCAGCCAAATAGCTTTTAGTTTAATCACCCTTATGTAATTATTGTCTGACATAATTCTATGAGAATCAGAAAAAATACTAAAGATGATAATGCAATGTAACATATTTTATTCTGCTCAGCAATGTTTGAGTAAAATAATATTCAGCTTTTCAAAAACAATTTAGAAATCTTTCATGCGCCTGAAAGATCCAATAGTTGAACAGGAGCCACCCCAGTCACTGTATCTCTTGTATTCACCGGGTCTCATGAAGTACTGTCGGCCTCTGTAGTTGGGATGTTCATAGAAGATCCAGTAACCGTCCATCACATTGCAGGAGTGAATGTCACGGTAACGGAAACGATCATAGACAGATGGACAGTCATCCTGGAATTCCATCATCTGTCCTCCAAAGTCAGGCCTTTCATAAATCCTCATTCTGTAGGAATCACCTCTGTACTGTAATAGAAATATCAGTGGTATTGCTGTTAACGTAGTTGCAACAAGGCAACACAAGATTATAATAAAATCAAGCAAAGTTATTAATCATTAAAGCAAGTCATAAACAGTCTATTAAAATATTTGGAACTTTTTGATCGAGTTAGGTCATTGTAATTCCCTTACTGTTGTTGGGTTCTTTTATACCCAATGTAACTTTAAAGTGAACGTTGGAACAGATTTTAGGCAGTTTGCAGGAGCTGTATTTTCATAAGGGCAGTAACTGAGAGATACTTCAGCCAAGGTTTCAGTGAATTCTCTCATTCTGGATTTTAGATCTTTCTTTTCTCTTTAGCATTAAAGGAACATGCCACCAATACTTAGCAAAAGGGATGACTGAGGTATCCATGCTTTTTGTATGTGTGGGCAATTAACGTGATAATTGTGGATTCTCGTGGACCAGATATAAGGCTTAAATCATTGTTCTTCTTATTTTAATTTATATCTCAAGTCACTGATACTAACAGATCATGAAGTTCCAACTGAAGATTATCTACCAGGGAGCGAACAGTAAGAAGAATGATCATTTGGAAACTCTAGGCCTGCAAAATTCAAACAGGACGAGCCTGAGAGTAAGAAAAGTAAGCACAAATAGAACCGTTGTCTGGGTTTTGTGGGCCATGCTGTCAGAGCACTCTTGGTACAAAGAGCCCATAGGTCACAGGTGGGAAACCCTGGGTTAACCAGTCTACCTGGGGCAAGGAgaaggatgtggttgttggaggccaatcatctcggtcccaggacatcactgcaggagttcctcagagtagtgacctaggcccaaccatcttcagctgcttcatcaatgactttccctccaccataaggtcagaagtggcgatgttcactgatgattgcacaatgttcagcaccatttgtgactcctcagatactgtaacagcctgtgtccatatgcagcaagacctggacaacatccaggcttgggttgataagtgccaagaaacatttgcgccacacaagtgccaagcaatgatcatctcgaacaagagagaatctaaccatctccccacacCGTTCAATGGTTTTAccctcactgaatcccccactatcaacatcctgggggttaccattgaccagaaactgaactgaactggaccagcacagttgtggctataagagcaggtcagaggctgggaattctgcggtgagtaactcacttcctgtctccccaatgcctgcccaccatcca
Proteins encoded:
- the LOC137372211 gene encoding gamma-crystallin S-1-like, translating into MTKWPLSIIFYEDKNFQGRHYECSTDCGDLSPYFSRCNSIRVDSDWWVVYERPNYMGYQYVLSRGEYPDYQRWMGFNDNIRSCRTYPYYRGDSYRMRIYERPDFGGQMMEFQDDCPSVYDRFRYRDIHSCNVMDGYWIFYEHPNYRGRQYFMRPGEYKRYSDWGGSCSTIGSFRRMKDF